One region of Natronorubrum aibiense genomic DNA includes:
- a CDS encoding DUF5815 family protein, producing the protein MAQPRVPGSGGDRTLELPCGTTIDPHEIDLGMREYTCSCGDAHAVVTDVHPPSRFFPESLVTVLQETIETDDEFDEFGTPHLLGVVLEEFPEKVVSYDSSNEGGVGYAMVWVTDFDSRRLHEIIVELVVELMEHAISHAEDDAAITDFESQMLEFDVGEFVEQYRRQRDFESEHDRAL; encoded by the coding sequence ATGGCACAGCCCCGCGTACCCGGTTCCGGCGGTGATCGGACGCTCGAGTTACCCTGTGGGACGACGATCGATCCACACGAGATCGACCTCGGGATGCGCGAGTACACCTGCAGTTGTGGCGACGCACACGCCGTCGTCACCGACGTACACCCGCCATCTCGGTTTTTCCCCGAATCACTCGTGACCGTCCTGCAAGAGACGATCGAGACCGACGACGAGTTCGACGAGTTCGGCACGCCTCACCTGTTGGGCGTCGTCTTAGAGGAGTTTCCCGAAAAGGTCGTCTCTTATGACAGCAGCAACGAGGGCGGCGTCGGCTACGCGATGGTGTGGGTCACCGACTTCGACTCCCGACGCCTCCACGAGATCATCGTCGAACTCGTCGTCGAACTCATGGAGCACGCGATCAGCCACGCCGAGGACGACGCTGCCATCACCGACTTCGAGTCACAGATGCTCGAGTTCGACGTCGGCGAGTTCGTCGAGCAGTACCGCCGCCAGCGCGACTTCGAGAGCGAACACGACCGCGCGCTCTGA
- the carB gene encoding carbamoyl-phosphate synthase large subunit, whose protein sequence is MSTDQQSEGDTGDGRTILLIGSGPIQIGQAAEFDYSGAQACRALQEEGARVVLVNSNPATIMTDPEMADEVYIEPITTDAIAEIIRKENPDGVIAGLGGQTGLNVTAELAEEGVLEEYDVEIMGTPLETIYATEDRDLFRQRMEKIGQPVPQSTTISLDEDESVSELTEEDLTERVQDAVDEVGGLPVIARTTYTLGGSGSGVVHEFDELLERVRKGLRLSRNSEVLITESIAGWVEYEYEVMRDADDSCIIICNMENIDPMGIHTGESTVVTPSQIVPDEGHQEMRTAALDVIRELGIQGGCNIQFAWRDDGTPGGEYRVVEVNPRVSRSSALASKATGYPIARVTAKVALGKRLHEIENEITGETTAAFEPAIDYVVTKVPRWPKDKFDDVDFELTTAMKSTGEAMAIGRTFEESLLKALRSSEYEPDVDWDEVSDDELEADYLATPTPDRPYAMFEAFERGYTVDEVVDLTGIFEWYTERYKNIADSTRAAQEGDFTEAAIAGHTNTTIAAAAGTDVDTVEQDVPGRTYKQVDTCAGEFKAETPYYYSARKNEFEAGPLVGDAASGELEVDRDIESVIVVGGGPIRIGQGVEFDYCSVHAVRALRELGIDAHVVNNNPETVSTDYDTSDGLFFEPITAEEVADVAEAIDADGVMVQFGGQTSVNIGEPLQDEIDRRDLNCEVMGTSVEAMDLAEDRDRFNALMDELGIAQPEGGTAVSKEEALELAHDIGYPVLVRPSYVLGGRAMDVVYSDEELETYIEEAVRVSPDKPILVDDFLEDAVELDVDAVSDGRTILIGGIMEHVETAGVHSGDSACMIPPRSLDEETLERVREVTEDIAEALKTKGLMNVQLAVKDGEVYVLEANPRSSRTVPFVSKATGVPIAKLAAQVMAGETLASLDVDEQIPDHTSIKEVVLPFDRLPGSDPRLGPEMKSTGEVMGTASEFGTAYWKSQQAAGNAVSEGTAVVDLDVDGFENHFDVAEFDDVPQAIRENKVDFVVSRDRDSLEMAVEEEIPYLSTVASAEAYVEALDEFDGDLEVASVTDRPKQASKWGKSE, encoded by the coding sequence ATGAGCACGGACCAGCAGAGCGAGGGCGACACAGGGGACGGACGCACGATTCTGTTGATCGGTAGCGGACCGATCCAGATCGGGCAGGCAGCCGAGTTCGACTACTCCGGTGCACAGGCCTGCCGGGCGCTTCAGGAGGAAGGCGCCCGCGTCGTCCTCGTCAACTCGAACCCCGCGACGATCATGACCGATCCGGAGATGGCGGACGAGGTCTACATCGAACCGATCACGACTGACGCTATCGCCGAAATCATCCGCAAAGAAAACCCCGACGGCGTTATCGCCGGCCTCGGCGGCCAGACTGGACTGAACGTCACCGCCGAACTCGCCGAGGAGGGCGTCTTGGAGGAGTACGACGTCGAGATCATGGGCACGCCGCTCGAGACGATCTACGCGACCGAAGACCGCGACCTCTTCCGCCAGCGCATGGAGAAGATCGGTCAGCCCGTACCGCAGTCGACGACGATCTCGCTCGACGAGGACGAGTCCGTCTCGGAGCTGACCGAGGAGGACCTCACGGAGCGCGTTCAGGACGCCGTCGACGAGGTCGGTGGCCTGCCGGTCATCGCCCGCACCACGTACACGCTGGGTGGCTCCGGCTCGGGCGTCGTCCACGAGTTCGACGAACTCTTAGAGCGCGTCCGTAAGGGCCTGCGTCTCTCGCGCAACAGCGAGGTGCTCATCACCGAGTCGATCGCCGGCTGGGTCGAGTACGAGTACGAGGTCATGCGCGATGCCGACGACTCCTGTATCATCATCTGCAACATGGAGAACATCGACCCGATGGGAATCCACACCGGGGAGTCGACGGTCGTCACACCCTCCCAGATCGTCCCCGACGAGGGTCACCAGGAGATGCGCACCGCGGCGCTCGACGTCATCCGCGAACTCGGTATTCAGGGCGGCTGTAACATCCAGTTCGCCTGGCGCGACGACGGCACGCCGGGCGGCGAGTACCGCGTCGTCGAAGTCAACCCGCGCGTCTCCCGTTCCTCCGCGCTCGCCTCGAAGGCGACCGGGTATCCGATCGCGCGTGTCACCGCGAAGGTCGCTCTCGGAAAGCGCCTCCACGAGATCGAAAACGAGATCACCGGCGAGACGACGGCCGCGTTCGAGCCGGCGATCGACTACGTGGTTACCAAGGTCCCACGATGGCCCAAGGACAAGTTCGACGACGTCGACTTCGAACTGACCACGGCGATGAAGTCGACCGGCGAGGCGATGGCGATCGGCCGCACCTTCGAGGAATCCCTGCTCAAAGCCCTTCGCTCCTCGGAGTACGAACCCGACGTCGACTGGGACGAGGTCTCCGACGACGAACTCGAGGCCGACTACCTCGCGACGCCGACGCCGGATCGCCCGTATGCCATGTTCGAGGCCTTCGAACGCGGCTACACGGTCGATGAAGTCGTCGACCTGACGGGTATCTTCGAGTGGTACACCGAACGCTACAAGAACATCGCGGACTCGACGCGTGCTGCCCAAGAGGGCGACTTCACCGAGGCCGCGATCGCCGGCCACACCAACACCACCATCGCTGCCGCCGCGGGCACCGACGTTGACACCGTCGAACAGGACGTCCCCGGGCGCACCTACAAACAGGTCGACACCTGCGCGGGCGAGTTCAAGGCCGAGACGCCGTACTACTACTCCGCACGCAAAAACGAGTTCGAGGCCGGCCCGCTCGTCGGCGACGCCGCTTCGGGCGAGCTCGAGGTCGACCGCGACATCGAGAGCGTGATCGTCGTCGGCGGCGGCCCGATCCGTATCGGACAGGGAGTCGAGTTCGACTACTGTTCGGTTCACGCGGTTCGTGCCCTGCGCGAACTCGGAATCGACGCCCACGTCGTCAACAACAATCCCGAAACTGTCTCGACGGACTACGACACCTCCGACGGGCTGTTCTTCGAGCCGATCACGGCCGAGGAGGTCGCCGACGTCGCCGAAGCCATCGACGCCGACGGCGTGATGGTCCAGTTCGGCGGCCAGACCTCCGTCAACATCGGCGAACCGCTCCAAGACGAGATCGACCGCCGCGACCTCAACTGTGAGGTCATGGGAACCTCCGTCGAGGCGATGGACCTCGCCGAGGACCGCGACCGCTTCAACGCGCTCATGGACGAACTGGGCATCGCCCAGCCCGAGGGTGGCACGGCAGTCTCGAAGGAGGAAGCGCTCGAGCTCGCCCACGATATCGGCTACCCCGTCCTCGTCCGCCCGTCCTACGTCCTCGGCGGGCGCGCGATGGACGTCGTCTACAGCGACGAGGAACTCGAGACCTACATCGAGGAGGCCGTCCGCGTCAGCCCGGACAAGCCGATCCTCGTCGACGACTTCCTCGAGGATGCGGTCGAACTCGACGTCGACGCCGTCTCGGACGGTCGCACGATCCTCATCGGCGGCATCATGGAACACGTCGAGACCGCCGGCGTCCACTCCGGCGACTCCGCGTGTATGATCCCGCCGCGCTCGCTCGACGAGGAGACCTTAGAGCGCGTTCGCGAGGTCACCGAAGACATCGCCGAGGCGCTCAAGACGAAGGGCCTGATGAACGTCCAGTTGGCCGTCAAAGACGGCGAGGTGTACGTCCTCGAGGCCAACCCGCGCTCCTCGCGTACCGTCCCGTTCGTCTCGAAGGCGACTGGCGTCCCGATCGCCAAACTCGCCGCACAGGTCATGGCCGGCGAGACGCTCGCGAGTCTCGACGTCGACGAGCAGATCCCCGACCACACCTCGATCAAAGAGGTCGTCCTGCCGTTCGACCGTCTGCCGGGATCGGACCCACGTCTCGGCCCAGAGATGAAGTCCACCGGCGAAGTGATGGGCACCGCAAGCGAGTTCGGCACGGCCTACTGGAAGTCCCAGCAGGCGGCTGGAAACGCCGTCAGCGAGGGTACTGCCGTGGTCGATCTCGACGTCGACGGCTTCGAGAACCACTTCGACGTCGCGGAGTTCGACGACGTACCACAGGCGATCCGTGAGAACAAGGTCGACTTCGTCGTCAGCCGCGATCGCGACTCCCTCGAGATGGCCGTCGAAGAGGAAATTCCGTACCTGTCGACGGTAGCGAGTGCCGAGGCCTATGTCGAAGCGCTCGACGAGTTCGACGGCGACCTCGAGGTCGCCTCCGTGACGGATCGTCCGAAGCAGGCC
- a CDS encoding sulfite exporter TauE/SafE family protein: MIELAALARIDLALFFGIGVLGGVHCIGMCGPVVSMYDTAKTYDRSTGTISTQAMYYHGLFNLGRTTSYATLGGLFGTLGGVLYLTMDSLLAVTNAVRGTVGVALGLLIICHGIGAVMGRHTSVLHRLPIPGITINRLLNGASSRLARVADGPGIIGLGLIHGLVPCPMLYATFVYVFAVGSPAVGVAALTAFGLGTVPAVFLYGTTLGSLGPRRMARLHRGLGVTFVILGYVLFAHGLMALGVHLPHPELPHYLPTELQGSGNH, translated from the coding sequence ATGATCGAACTGGCAGCGCTGGCCCGTATCGACCTCGCGTTGTTCTTCGGCATCGGCGTTCTCGGCGGCGTCCACTGTATCGGAATGTGTGGTCCGGTCGTTTCGATGTACGATACTGCGAAGACGTACGATCGCTCGACCGGGACGATATCGACACAAGCGATGTATTACCACGGACTGTTCAACCTCGGTCGGACGACGAGCTACGCGACGCTCGGCGGACTGTTCGGAACGCTGGGGGGCGTACTGTATCTGACGATGGATTCGCTACTGGCGGTAACAAACGCAGTCCGTGGAACAGTCGGCGTCGCTCTCGGCCTCCTCATTATCTGTCACGGTATCGGTGCCGTCATGGGCCGACACACGAGCGTCCTTCATCGTCTTCCGATTCCAGGGATTACCATCAACCGTCTCTTGAACGGTGCCTCGAGCCGTCTCGCTCGTGTCGCGGATGGCCCTGGAATCATCGGATTGGGGCTGATCCACGGGCTGGTTCCGTGTCCGATGCTGTACGCAACGTTCGTCTACGTTTTTGCCGTCGGTTCTCCTGCAGTCGGTGTCGCCGCACTCACCGCCTTCGGTCTCGGAACCGTTCCGGCCGTTTTTCTCTACGGAACGACTCTCGGCTCGCTCGGACCACGTCGTATGGCTCGGCTTCACCGCGGTCTCGGTGTCACATTTGTTATCCTCGGATACGTGCTCTTCGCCCACGGATTGATGGCACTGGGCGTTCATCTTCCGCATCCGGAATTACCACACTATCTGCCCACGGAGCTACAGGGCAGTGGGAACCACTAA
- a CDS encoding primary-amine oxidase, translating to MSKQQESTAVDHPLDPLTAAEIETAAEIFETEADIGDEIQYHNITLDEPSKAVVKTFEPGDSFDREATIVARENTETYEGTVSITDKTLLECEHLPDAEPAVMPEEIEAAREVVKTDPEWREAAAKRGVENFDLVMVDPWSASGFEPEEHKGKRLCRAISWIRTSENDNGRARPIEGLFAFVDLDEMEVVEIEDNGVPDPDNPLPPEDADYRADRVETRDDFEHLDVVQPDGPSWDVDGNKVEWLDWEMQVGWTAREGLVFHDIKFDDGNDSRQVLHRASACEMAVPYGDPDPNHSWKNAFDIGEYHVGRMANELTEGCDCLGVMKYFDVEMNTIEGEAKTLESAICMHEEDDGVLWKHTEERKPHTEVRRRRRLVISFIATVYNYDYGFYWYFYPDGSIEAEVRLTGVDSNGVVSADETAEDTYGQYAIVAPQVKAPIHQHFFNFRLDFDIDGSPMRAYEVHNEPTGSERNRKNAFRAKETLLKRENEARQDIDPLRGRYWRIASSETENSYGRSCGYKLEPHANVSAPMKPTSSYMERSGFIQNHFWVTPYDDDERFAAGDYPNLNDDTTGLPEWTEQDRSLVDEDLVVWYTQGVNHVPRAEDWPILPVEIASFHLKPEGFLDSNPSISLPPEPCHTEYDLTSPGDD from the coding sequence ATGAGTAAACAACAAGAATCGACGGCTGTCGATCACCCACTTGACCCCCTCACTGCAGCAGAGATCGAAACTGCCGCCGAAATTTTCGAGACGGAAGCCGACATCGGCGACGAGATACAGTATCACAACATCACGCTCGACGAACCGTCGAAGGCCGTCGTCAAGACGTTCGAACCCGGCGACTCGTTCGATCGAGAGGCGACGATCGTCGCCAGAGAAAACACCGAAACGTACGAAGGGACCGTTTCGATTACCGATAAAACGCTCCTTGAGTGTGAGCATCTGCCGGACGCCGAACCGGCAGTAATGCCCGAAGAGATCGAAGCGGCTCGCGAGGTCGTCAAGACTGATCCGGAGTGGCGCGAAGCCGCAGCAAAACGCGGTGTGGAGAACTTCGACCTCGTCATGGTTGACCCCTGGTCGGCAAGCGGGTTCGAACCCGAGGAACACAAGGGCAAACGGCTCTGCCGAGCGATTTCGTGGATTCGCACGAGCGAGAATGACAACGGTCGTGCACGGCCGATCGAGGGATTGTTCGCATTTGTTGATCTCGATGAGATGGAAGTTGTCGAAATCGAGGACAACGGCGTTCCCGACCCGGACAATCCGCTCCCACCAGAGGACGCCGACTACCGCGCCGACAGGGTCGAAACCAGAGACGACTTCGAACATCTCGACGTCGTCCAGCCCGACGGTCCGAGCTGGGACGTCGACGGCAACAAAGTCGAGTGGCTCGACTGGGAAATGCAAGTCGGCTGGACCGCTCGGGAGGGACTCGTTTTTCACGACATCAAATTTGACGATGGCAACGACTCGCGCCAAGTGCTTCACCGTGCGTCTGCGTGCGAAATGGCTGTGCCGTACGGTGATCCGGATCCAAATCACTCTTGGAAGAACGCCTTCGACATCGGCGAGTATCACGTCGGCCGCATGGCCAACGAACTCACCGAGGGCTGTGACTGTCTCGGCGTTATGAAGTACTTCGACGTGGAGATGAACACCATCGAGGGCGAGGCCAAAACCCTAGAGAGTGCGATCTGTATGCACGAGGAAGACGACGGCGTCCTCTGGAAACACACCGAGGAGCGCAAACCGCACACCGAGGTCCGGCGGCGTCGCCGTCTCGTCATCTCCTTCATTGCGACAGTGTACAACTATGACTACGGGTTCTACTGGTACTTCTACCCCGACGGGAGCATCGAGGCCGAAGTGCGTTTGACTGGCGTTGACTCAAACGGCGTCGTGTCGGCCGACGAGACCGCCGAAGACACCTACGGCCAGTACGCGATCGTCGCGCCGCAGGTGAAAGCCCCGATCCATCAGCACTTCTTCAACTTCCGGCTGGACTTCGACATCGACGGCAGTCCGATGCGAGCCTACGAGGTCCACAACGAACCAACGGGCAGCGAACGGAACCGGAAGAACGCGTTCCGGGCGAAAGAGACGTTGCTAAAGCGAGAGAACGAGGCCCGCCAGGACATCGACCCGCTTCGCGGCCGGTACTGGCGGATCGCCAGCAGCGAGACCGAAAATTCCTACGGACGCAGCTGCGGCTACAAGCTCGAGCCCCACGCCAACGTCTCGGCACCGATGAAGCCGACCTCGAGTTATATGGAACGCTCGGGATTCATCCAGAACCACTTCTGGGTAACGCCGTACGACGACGACGAGCGGTTCGCCGCGGGAGACTACCCAAATCTGAACGACGACACGACCGGGTTACCCGAGTGGACGGAACAGGACCGGTCGCTTGTCGACGAGGACCTCGTCGTCTGGTACACCCAGGGCGTCAACCACGTGCCTCGAGCAGAGGACTGGCCTATCCTCCCAGTCGAGATTGCGAGCTTTCATCTCAAACCCGAGGGATTCCTCGACAGCAATCCCTCGATTTCCCTGCCGCCTGAACCGTGTCACACCGAGTACGATCTCACCAGCCCCGGTGACGATTGA
- a CDS encoding hybrid sensor histidine kinase/response regulator: MNTPGGSSRENAQSNCIHILYVGADPEATALAATNLERERDRFETVTALSVPNGLEILANQSTDCIVSAYEIPEMNGLEFLQRVRERDAELPFILFPKNGSEALASDAIASGVTDYVQRGEETEQYPVLANRIVNAVETMRSRRQRKRQFQAIETAQEGISLLDDEGRFTYVNQSYANCFGYDPDDLIGNHWEILYEDDEATYVTEELLPMVMETGGWHGESVCVSSNGEQIIVDHTLSRTEHDDLICTVRDITDRKKRERELERYETILEAIPDEVYVLDADGVFTNVIPPTDADLTTMGYEPGELIGEHVSLVLDDEDIATGEREIRRLLKRDDHEKASFELDLHTKDGDQFPNENHIALLPRDEDGTFRGTVGVLRDITERKARERKLKRQNDRLESFASIVSHDLRNPLNVAQGKLELAREQTDNEHLGAVAAAHERMQGLIEDILMVAREDRPVTDPEPIALATAARTCWDHVETGNARLEVTTDSVVYGDRSRLKRLLENLVRNSVEHGSTRPDSHARQNGVEYGSAGSQPVADSSVERGSTESAGRSRRDNRPTDDTTAVTVTIGALPSGFYVADNGPGIPPDERDSVFETGYSRAGGTGFGLAIVERIADAHGWSVTIAESEAGGARFEFRGVEKDG; encoded by the coding sequence ATGAACACGCCGGGCGGATCATCGCGCGAGAACGCCCAGTCGAACTGCATCCACATCTTATACGTGGGTGCCGATCCGGAAGCCACAGCCCTAGCAGCGACGAATCTCGAGCGCGAACGTGATCGTTTCGAGACAGTCACGGCTCTCTCCGTACCAAACGGACTCGAAATCCTCGCGAATCAGTCGACCGACTGTATCGTCTCGGCGTACGAGATTCCCGAAATGAATGGCCTCGAGTTTTTACAACGCGTCCGCGAGCGAGACGCCGAACTCCCGTTTATCCTGTTTCCGAAAAACGGGTCCGAAGCACTCGCCAGCGACGCCATCGCCTCAGGTGTCACGGACTACGTCCAGCGAGGCGAGGAGACAGAGCAGTATCCCGTGTTGGCAAACCGGATCGTCAACGCCGTCGAAACGATGCGATCGCGTCGACAACGAAAACGACAGTTTCAGGCGATCGAGACCGCACAAGAGGGGATCAGTCTCCTCGATGACGAAGGGCGATTCACCTACGTCAACCAGTCGTATGCCAACTGTTTCGGGTACGACCCCGACGACTTGATCGGCAACCACTGGGAGATCCTGTACGAGGACGACGAGGCCACGTACGTCACCGAGGAACTGCTCCCGATGGTGATGGAGACGGGCGGCTGGCACGGCGAGTCGGTCTGTGTCAGTTCGAATGGGGAACAAATCATCGTCGATCACACACTTTCGCGGACCGAACACGACGATCTCATCTGTACCGTTCGCGATATCACCGACCGAAAGAAGCGCGAGCGCGAACTCGAGCGCTACGAGACGATCCTCGAGGCGATCCCCGACGAGGTGTACGTCCTGGACGCCGACGGCGTCTTCACGAACGTGATCCCACCGACCGACGCGGACCTGACGACGATGGGGTACGAACCCGGCGAACTGATCGGTGAACACGTCTCGCTCGTTCTCGACGACGAGGACATCGCCACGGGCGAGCGGGAGATTCGACGCCTGTTGAAACGTGACGACCACGAGAAGGCCTCGTTCGAACTGGATCTCCACACCAAAGACGGAGACCAGTTCCCGAACGAAAACCACATCGCGTTGCTCCCGCGCGACGAGGACGGCACGTTTCGGGGGACCGTCGGCGTCCTCCGTGATATCACGGAGCGCAAGGCGCGCGAGCGTAAACTGAAACGGCAGAACGACCGTCTCGAGTCGTTCGCGAGTATCGTCTCCCACGACCTTCGAAACCCGCTGAACGTGGCACAGGGCAAACTCGAGTTAGCCCGCGAGCAGACCGACAACGAGCACCTCGGGGCGGTTGCAGCGGCCCACGAGCGCATGCAGGGTCTGATCGAAGACATTCTGATGGTCGCCCGCGAAGACCGGCCGGTCACCGATCCCGAACCGATCGCCCTCGCAACGGCCGCACGAACGTGTTGGGACCACGTCGAGACCGGCAACGCGCGGCTCGAGGTTACCACCGACAGCGTCGTCTATGGCGATCGATCGAGGCTCAAACGTCTCCTCGAGAACCTGGTCCGAAACAGTGTCGAGCATGGCTCGACACGCCCTGACTCGCACGCTCGTCAGAACGGCGTCGAGTACGGCTCGGCGGGCAGTCAGCCTGTGGCCGACAGCAGCGTCGAGCGCGGCTCGACGGAGTCCGCAGGACGGTCCCGACGGGACAACAGGCCAACCGACGACACGACAGCCGTCACCGTCACGATCGGCGCACTCCCGTCCGGGTTTTACGTCGCAGACAACGGCCCGGGAATCCCACCCGACGAGCGCGATTCAGTGTTCGAAACCGGCTATTCGAGGGCCGGCGGCACCGGCTTCGGACTCGCGATCGTCGAACGGATCGCCGACGCCCACGGGTGGTCGGTGACCATCGCAGAGAGCGAGGCCGGCGGCGCGCGATTCGAGTTCCGCGGCGTCGAAAAAGACGGATGA